TGCGGATAAACCGCACGGTACCCCAGACGCCCGCCACCCTGCGGATATACAGCAGCAGTCGTCCGGGTTTTCTTCTCAGCCCCCTCAGCAGCAGTAACCCACTGCACAGCATGACGGGTGCCCTGAGTCTGTACAGCGTTTCCCACAACGCATCCACCGGCTGCATTCTCCGCGTCCACTCCTCGCCGAGCTGGCGGATTTCAGCCCGCTGAGACCTGACCTGGTGCAGCAGCTGCATTTTGTGCAGCTGTCTGTCATGACGGCTACTCATCGCGGGTTCCCGTCAGGGCTGAAACATCTTCCCGGAGCTGGCTGCGCGTTTCCCTGAGCAGCGTGGAACGCACGGCCCTGACCCGTACGACGATACCCAGTATGACTGCCAGCGCAATCAGTGCACCGGTTACATACATCAGCAGTTTCTGCTGGTCGGCAGGTTCGGCAAACAGGAGGATATACATCAGCAGACTCATGATGCCAAAGGCGGTGAACAGCAGAGTCAGACCGGTGAGCAGTATCAGCTGAAGAAGGTGCGCCTTCTCCTCTTCGAGTTCAGTAACCGCCAGCTGAAGCCGGGTTCCGATAACCTCATGCGTCAGAATGAGGAGCCGGGATACAATGTCCGTTAACTTTCCTGAAGGTCGTGCTGGAGATATGCGCTGTTTTTCCATGAATAGTCTGTTCCCTGTCGGAGGTGGCATAATACGGGGATAAACATGGTGAATATGTTCTCAGTAAAGTCAGACTCTTTAGTTATGTCAAAAGGGGGTTAAGGACTGGTGCAACATTCAGGGCCAGAGATAAACACAGACTGCAGAATACCACTGCGCATCAGAATCGCGGGGAGAACAGAGGTAAAACGATTTGATTATAATCAGCAACTGGCCCTGAAACTTTGTGGATATTTTGCACACAACTGGCGTACAGTGGATGTGAATTTATGTTGCAGAGGGCCTGCCATGAATACATCACCACCCTGCGTACCCACCACGCGACCGGTCTGCAGCGCTGAAAAAATAGCCCTGCTGACGGACATGCTTAACGTCAGCGTCGACTGCATCAAGGTCATCGATACTGACGGGAATCTGATTTTCATGAACCGCTCAGGATGCGAAGCTCTCGGCGTCAGTGTGGATGAAAAAGAGTTTGGCATGGAGTGGATAGCCCTGCTGCCCGAATCCGTCCACCGGAAGGGAAAGGCGGCGCTGAAAAAGGCCGTAAACGGTGAATGTTCAGGATTCCGGGGGATGAGCGTCCTGTCTGATGGTGCCGTTACTCACTGGGACAATATGCTGACCCCGGTTCTCGACAGCGCAGGGAAAACGACCAGCATCCTGTGCGTTTCCAGGAATATCACGCTCCAGGTGCAGGCTGAAGAAAAGCTGAAGGCCATCAGCGAAACCGACCCGCTTACCGGGCTGCCCAACCGCAGAATGCTCAGGAAGCACCTCAGAATGGCCCTGTCCGGAGCCCGCCGGCGGGCCGGTAAGGTCGGCGTTCTGTTCATTGACCTGGATAATTTCAAAAACATCAACGATACGCTGGGTCATGCGGCCGGAGACAGAGCCCTGATGCAGTTTACCGCGGACCTGAAAAAACTTAGCCCGCCCCGGGCATTCATTTCCCGGCTCGGAGGCGATGAATTTGCTGTGGTGATGGTTGGAACTGATGCTGATAATCTGTCTGACTGGGCAAACCATGTTCTGAACCGTGCAAGAAAGACGGTCCGGTTTAGTAATGCTCAGGCTGACTTTGGTCTGACCATTGGTGCGGCAGTTTACCCGGTGCACGGCGCGACGCCGGATGAGCTGATGAAATGTGCAGATATGGCCATGTATCAGCAGAAGATGATAGGTAAAAACGGGTTCCGTTTCTTTGAAAGCATGGATGTTCCGGTAAAAAAGACGGGCTGATATTTTCGTCTGCGATTTATGATTAGAAAAGGGATCACTGTTTTGATTCAACCATGCAGTTTAAATGCCAGCACCGGTCATCTGACGGCGTCTGTCACTGAATTCTCAGGTTTTTTTAAATCAACGTTGTTATATCTGTAAGGTGCCAAGAGAGATTTTCCACGATAGAAGAAACCTGACCAGTTCGCCGGCGGGCTGGCGCCCTGCTGACCGCCACTGCGGCGGCCGGGATTATTGCCCGCCCGGTGGATAACGACAGCGGGCAGAAGTTTCTGAGCGGCGAAGACGAGCTGGACTTCATGTTGCCCAGAAGGATTTAAATAATTATAGGAAAACCCTGATCACAACGCCGGGCTTACCAGGTAAATAAAATAACAATAACTCTACGTTATCACTCTCCCCACGAACCGGCAATCACCGCTCCGGATTTTTTGCACTAACGATGCTTGTTGCTACACTCAACGCGCGGTATGCCACACCGACATGCCATGAGCTAAAGTATCCGTACTTTGATGAACTTGTTTATCACAGCCCGCCCAGTGCGGTTTTTTTGTATGTTGTGATGAGCCTGCTTGCAATCACCAGTGGCTCTACTACAGGCTATGTGTACAAATGAGAATCGTTGTGATGCAAGAAGGATTACCCTCATAGAGCGCGGATTTATATCGCCATGAATGACTTTTATATTATAACGGACCTAAACTATTCTCGGTGTACTGGAACTTGCTGGTTCCGTATTGATGGTGCAGACTATACCCTCCGGCCTTAGTGACGGGGTTTTTGTTTGCATCACCTTATACCATGCACCTCCATTCCAGCGCGAAATGCAGAAAATGTGCTCATCTGTTTGAAAAAATTAACTCGTCGATTCGCTCATTTACAAAAGCCCTGCTGTCGCTATTATAGAGATGCACTGCCTACAGCAATTCGTTGCGAAGAAATTTTTATTCCTGAAATATTTCTAGGCCGCCCTATGGTTTTTTTATGATGTTATTACACAATCAGAAAAAACGGAATCAGTGCTATCAGAATGCTTATTTTGTGACGCCACTCTTCATTCATGATGAAGTCAGGCTGCCGTATTTGGTTTTAGCCAAAACCGGTTAACCAAACCCATTCAATTTTTAGAATTATCTTGATTAAAAAATGCCCCTCCGCTTTAACTCTATTTCGCAGCATACCTTGAATCGCAGCAATATACAGTCATAGTATTGGTGAATTTCCTTATCACAGCCTGCCCGCTAGCGGGCTTTTTTGTTATGTGTGCGATAGGTGTTAAACTGAAAAGGCAACATGGCGACAACATGTCGTATCCTGAAATCCATGATAGATCTTCCCCGCGCCTAGATCTCGGGATTTTTTATGTCTTGATAATCCAAACATTTATTCAGGACCACGGGTTCTCACTATAATTATAGTATCTCATAATGTCGGTAGCATCTACATATTCTTTCTTGCCAACGAATCCCGGCTCTGCACGCCTGAACTGGCCAAGCTATTCTGCAATATTTTGTTCGGATACCTGCCGTCCCATGAATTTCAGAGTAACGGCTGCACAACCTATCGCAGAGACCATCATGCGCATTCTCTCTTTATTGATTTCCATATGTAATCTCACTTACGTCTAGACCCGTCTTGATTATTGCCGGGGAGTTGGGTGAGGGGAAAGTTACTATCGCAAAAAGAATTCTATGGGTATGTCGAAGGGGCAAATGGAACCGTTGCGTAGGAACTGACAACGTGACTTAGTCGGAACTTTCCCGATCGATACGTTGTGGTGTAGGACCACCAGTAATGACGGCCTGCCAGTGTTGAGAGCGAAGGCTAAGGAAGGCGACAAAGAGATGGTTTTCATAGGTTCTACAGGAGACGTGGGAATCAGCAAACGTGATATCCTCTGCTATAATGATGTTACGGCATGCCAAACTGACATACCGTGGACTAAGTATTCGTGATTCTCATTGCCCGCGCACCATCCCACCCCGGAGCGCGGGATTTTTTCGAGAAAACTAATTTCAGCGCAAGGATGATGTTGTGTATGGCTGGTAACTGTTAATAAATCCAGCACCCCGCTTTCGCAGACTCTATCAACATACTGATGGTTAATGGTTTCTTTCCCGCGTTAACTGGGTTACCGGAGAATATCGATTTTTTTTCCCATGGAAAATAATTATGGAGAGAGAAACTGTCAGGAGTCACATCAAACCACTGGAAATATTTTTCCATCATTTCCGCAATATCTTCGGGCTCATACACCCCCTGCAATGAACTATTGTCACTGATTTCTACGACTTTCAAAAATAATGTTGTTACCAGTGGTAATTCCTGCTTAACAAACTCTCTGACTTCATCATCAATCACCTGACTCACCGTATCTTATCCTCAATGTTCACAATCGAATTATAATAGTTCATCGTTTGGAAAGAGATTATGAAAACATCCCAAGCCAGAGTTACCCAACCAAACACTGGCACCGCCCTGCCGACGAGTGCTTCAAAATCCCTTACCCAAAAATCCTCAGTCCACCTAGAGTAAAAGATTTTTTGGTAAGTGTGAGGAAGGGCCGACGATTGAAGTTGAAACTGATATGTTTTCTAAAAGAACAGCGACGCAGGCAAGCTATCCGCTGTGGAAGTAGGTGGTTTACTGGGATACCAAAGATATTGTTACCCGGCATCACTGATACGGCCCCAACGATATCCTGCGCACCCAATTGCTGCCCTGTCTCATCCAAGAACAGAAGCTCATAAGCTGTAAGATTAAAAGCGCTTTGTAAAAATAAGTATTAGTTAGTTATTCTGTAGCATCTATAACCAAAGTTCCAATTTGTTAAGATAACATGATATTATCACTCTGTTTTCTGCGATCTGCGTTATTTTGCAAGGTCCCTAGGCAGGGCCCCTTGATTGCATAACTTCTTGTAAAAGAGCCGGCTACAGCCCAGTTTCACCATCGATAGATAATTTCTCGCCGTTTTGTCGTAGCGTGTGGCAATACGCCGGTACTCTTTTAGCCGGCCAAAACATCTCTCCACGACGTTGCGGCCGCGGTAAACATCACTGGAGAATCGTGAGTATCAGTCAGAAGACATTTTTCATTAGATTTTCGGGGGATAACCCCTTTTATCCCTTTTCGTTTCAGTTCTTCACGAAGCGCATGCCCTAAGTAGGCTTTAGTGAGCCTGTCCGGGACTCAGCACAATGTTTAGCGGGAGACCGCCTGCGCATCATCTGTCGCCAGATGTATTTTGGTGCCAAAACCACCGCGAGAGCGGCCAAGCCCATTATCTCCGGTGATATCAGGATGTTTTTTTGAGCACCGGCAGTACATTTCAGCGCTCGAATATTACTCCCATCCAGCGCAGTAGCAGACCAGTCAACAAGACCATTCGCATCAAGCAATGGAAGTAACATGTTGAAAATAACGTTAATGACACCAGATTTAGATCACCGATTAAAACGATTATAAACCGTTTTCCAACAACCATATCGTTCAGGTAAATCGCGGCATGGTGCGCCAGAACACAACACCCAGAACATACCGTTGATGACTTTAATATGCTCAGCCCACGGGCGTCCGGCCCGTGGGGATGTGGGCTCAGCAGACAGTAAGGGTTGGATGATGCTCCATGCTTCATCGGGAAGATCATATCGGGCCATATCTCAAAGTGCTGTGGGAATAAGTAGTTACTATAGCTCAGATGATTAAGAGACACAGTCTAGGCAGACTTGGGCCCGCAGAATTTTTACTCGTCTGATTTCGGGTGCTAAACTTTCTGCAGCATGTTCCCCCAACATGCCTTACACAATATCCATGGTAGAACTTTCCCGCGCCATCCTACCCGGAGCGCGGGCTTTTTTGAGATCAGGCCCCTTCCACGCAGCGATGCAATTTTGCGTGGCATACGTGCCTTCGTTACGGATGCTTATCTACTGTTGTTACGCATGTACAGTTATCGAGAGTTTAGCTATCAAGGCTACCTGACCCAAGGAAGACGAATTCCCAATCCTGTTAGGGTCAATCTCAATATCATCCGACAGACCATTACCTCATCCCGTCTGAGGGGAACCTCCACCAGGTCATTTACTATGAATCCAAGTTTCTCAACAGATTCCTCAATGATACTTGGTGCTTTATAGCGGAGGCTGGCGACTTTCCACTTGATGATTTCAGCAAGGGACCGTCTACTTCTGATGATTCAACGTAAGCGATGCCTTTCTTAAGCGGTCAGTCAGACGTTGAGTTAATGTAAATATAGCCTGTGTGATAGTACCGGCATACAGAACCATTTGAGAACAAGTACTCGGATTCATCCAGTCCAAGTTATAGTCATAAGATGAGAATACCCCGGTAGTGCCAGCCATGCAGCAATAACCACTATTCTAAACTCTGAACAACCCGTCCCCTGTGGGCGAGGTAGTGTGAAAATTTGCCTTAAGCATCAGAGCTCCATCATTGATGGTTTGTGCTGCGTAGTCTAAAAATTTGTTTCCATACTGAAAATCAATAAGAGGGGGGAAGCATTGAAATTTTCCAATGAGCCGTTACCAATTTGCATGTATTTTTGTGCGTTACTATAGTCACCAACTCTCATCAGTGAACCGGCATTGACTCTACTACCAGTAAAGTTAATACCCGATACTCCCGCCGCTTTTGTCCATCTTCGTACACAGCGTGGTGGCGATGCCGTTCCAAGCCGGACCGGTGTAAGCCATCAACACAATCATCTTACCGCCGATGTGTTGTTTGAAGAAGTTGCGCGAAAAATACATGTCCTCCTATTCGTACTCTATCCGGCGCGTGAATGCATCTTTGCTCAGCAGTCGTAATCCTCCATCATCTCCTGCAGTGCGGATTTGTAATCCATTTTACACATGGTAATAGTCTTGGTAGCCTTACCACATTCTTTGACCGCCTGTTCAATCAGCCTGCCGGTAAGCTCAAACTTTTTCATGCCATCTGTACGCAGCAACATGCGGTCGAGTACGCGCAGACGGTACGCTTTTTTGGCCATCGGGATGTCAGATAATCCAGTCTGGAATCTTTCGCGAATGGCGTTGAACATATCCACCCATTTTTGCGCCTGCCCTCACTCGTAAATCTTTTTCAGGTCGTGTTATTTGAACTGCTGGCGGCTCACGATGACCCCGAATTCTTTCTTGCCGGAATCAATCACCGCTAAGGGGATGCCAAAGCAGACTAGGAAGTGGACGATGAAGGCCTTAACCTCACCTCTCAATGTCACCATTGGCCACCTGCCCATCATAATCAGTAAAAAATTAAGCCAGTCGCCGCATGCCCTGGTTATGTCGATTTTTGCCACTTCAGCCAGTTGGATTGCAGCATCAATAAGTTGCTGTACTTCTCCCCGGGCACTCTAGCGGCAAATTACTCCCATAAACTATTCAACATCGTGTCAGCTTCGGCTGACATTCATGCATGCACTCCGGCGCGCCGAACTCATCCACCTTCTGCGCGATGTGGTAGAGCTCATGCTCAACCAGTGCGTAAAATCCCACATCAATGCATCCGGCATAGTAATCGGTGGCCAGCGTGATGATGTATTCCGCCACCTTGCCAAACTGTTCATACATCAACTGCTCCATCCGGAAATTTTACCAACTGCGGGCATGATACGTCACCTCTTCAGCCTGACCAATTACCATGCGATCCTTTTGAGAAAACGATGATGGCGGCCATATAACGCGACTATCGGCATCAATGAGATGGGCGCGCTCGGGGTTATAGAGTTGGCTTACAGTGGAAATGATTTGTTGCTCTATCCACTCAAGCACTTCTGCCGCAGGGATCAGCTGATGTGAGGAGGGAACTCTTATTGAAGTTTAGCTTGCGCTATTGTCTGTTCAATTTCATCATCGTCCATATATACCCCAATAAAAGACCTCTCGTAGGCATCCAGTGAACATTTCAAGAAATGTGGTATTTATGGATAAAAGTTCTAAGTAGTGAATTTTATTTATAAGCAGATGGATTTTTATCCGCAAAGCGCCTTCTACTAAACTTTGCACTACTCCTACGGCTTTTTATTCTCTTAATAGCATGAGCAACCACCATGCTCCATTTTGGGTCCGCTCTACTATTGCGATAACCATCTAATGCCTCAAGAAGGAATGACCAATACTCAATCTGTACTACCTTGTCAGGACCAACAATTACTCTGAACGATTGGATTACTCCATCCACATCAGTTTTTACTTCTCTCAGCGGTCTCCCAGATTGATGTTCGGCAGCTAGTTTTTTAATTTCAATTGCAAAAAAGTTTATATCGATAGTTTTCAAAGTCAGCTCATGTTATTTGTGGATAGCTTAGTAGTAAGATTAGCCGACTAATTTGTATTTTGCTAATAGATCACTTCTACTGTGACCACTCTTGCAGATTTAAACGGTTTCGCAACGCTTCACAGCGTGGCTAACCGTTATCCTTGTCGGAGTGAAACCAAGTAGTAGTTTCTCAAATCAGATAGGACCAGGATCCCTATCTGGTGGAATGTCCTTATCTCCGCCGGGAACTTCATCATCACGCCCAGGTAAATCGTCATCAGGGGTAGGTAATACTTCGTCTGGATCCGGATGCTGCGACATGTTAACCTCCAATTGACTTAGTTGGTGTTAGATAGTTTGGGCGTGAAACTATATCTTTTTTAAGTAAATTGTTACATCGTGACCTAAGCGCAAAAAATGAAAAATATATTGGTGACATGTTTCTTTTCAAATTAGATCGTCTAAGCGATTTGAAATAAATTTCACTCCTGTTTTCAATAAATAAAAAACCGCCCGAGGTGGACCGGGCGGTAAAAATTATTTATTCCCTTTCTGTTTACTTGTGTCTTTGTTTCTGCCAGCTCCTTTATTTCCTGCCGGTAGCTTCCCATGCTCTGAGTCCTTACCATCTTTAACATGCTTGTCATTACGATCAGTCATATCTACCTCCAAAACCGTAACTGGGGAATCATTAGTGTAGTTGTGGTACTAAATGAAGAATGCATCTTTTATCAGAAGTGTGACTTAAGCGCGAAAATATTATAATTAGTATATAATTACCAGAGTATTTTCTTATTACACTCTACCGGTTAACCTGATATTCTATGCGCACTCATAACTGCACCCTAGCGATAAAACCTCATAAAAATTGACAGCCATATCAGCAACCAGTCCCGATACCGATTTTTCTGCCATAATTTCAAAAGCCATGCTCAACACTTTATCACTGAAACAACTTTGCTAAATTAACAATTTAAGTTACTGAGTCAGTTGTTCGGGTGTATCGATTGTCTCAATCGGCACATGCTCAACTGAGTCAAAAATATCTATCACGGCCAGTTCGCCGATGCAATCAATGTAAGCTTGTTAATTTCTTCATTTCAATCACCTAAAAATTCAACAAAATAATGACAATTCACAACTCTATATGTTTTTTTCATAAGTCACTGTAGAAATGACTTAAACTCTGTAGATTAAATATTTCAGTTACTTAATTATTTTGAGATTTCTAGGCCAGTTACCGTCTCTTTTTCTAATAACACCAACGTTATAGCTAAACTGATAACCTGGGCCTTTTAATATGCTTTCGCAGGAACCTTTGGAAGTGTTCAACAGAACGTGCGAAAGGTTGAATATAATGAAATGAGCACCTCCCTTCTCTTAAGGTGAGGCGGTAATGTGGAGCTGGCAGGCAACCTTTCAAAATGAATCAGCGTCCCATTTATACGGGTTGTGTCGTACAAACGGGCTGAATTCAGGTGCCTGAGGTTTTAATGTTTTATCATCATTGAAATCCTCTTCTCTGTTGAAGGGGATAATGGGCCCTTCATTGATATTCATGAGCCTGCTTTCGAAGTCTTTTACTTTTTCATTGAGAAACTGCTGTTGTTTTTCTTTTGCTAATCCATCAAGTCCACCGAGAACTCCATGGATCAGGTAGGGTTCGAGCATGGTGAAACCTATATAGTGGGGGCATGTATAGGTGGCCATAACATTAAACGCATGTCACCATCACGTCCGTTATACGCGCAGGCATTTGCAGAAGCACCGGCGGATACCGTCAGTAAAGCCCGCTTACCCTTCATCACACCATTTTGATGGCGGTGGCTGCTGTCATAAATCCCGCCATAAACAAATACCCGGTCCATCCAGCCTTTCAGGATTGCCGGCATCGCAAACCACCAGAAGGGAAAATGCAGCAGTAACAGGTCCGAGTTTTTCAGTAATTCAATATGTCTCGTAACATCTTCAGGCAGCCTATGCGCGTTCCAGTGGTACCTGTGCTCCCGCAGGGCATCAAACCTTTCAACATCCTGCCTGTCAGGGTAAAAAATTTGCCCCTCTCGCGGTTCGAAGTTTTCACTGTATAAATTGACTGAATGAACGAGTGAGCCCTGTTTTTCAAATCTTCTGCCGGCTTTAGATGCAAGATATGAGTTAAATGAGTCTGCTTCAGGATGAGCAATGATAATCAGTACATTCATAATGATCCTCCGTAACGACTGTTCATCGTTATAATGTTTTCTTTTATTTTTTCCTTCAATTACGCACCTTGAGGTAACCACCCATGGCATATCCAGGAAACGTTTATTCAGCCAAGTGTGCAGCCCGGGATGCGCTGGCGCTTATCTCGGGCAAATGGGTAATGCTCATACTCCCTGCCCTGGAAGAAGGCCCGATACGCAACGGAGAATTGATGAGAAAAATAGAGGGCATCTCACAAAAAGTTCTTACCCAGACGCTGCGACAACTCGAACGACATGGACTGGTGTCAA
The sequence above is a segment of the Pantoea sp. At-9b genome. Coding sequences within it:
- a CDS encoding YqjK family protein, whose protein sequence is MSSRHDRQLHKMQLLHQVRSQRAEIRQLGEEWTRRMQPVDALWETLYRLRAPVMLCSGLLLLRGLRRKPGRLLLYIRRVAGVWGTVRFIRRQFSSGKGVR
- a CDS encoding phage holin family protein, with amino-acid sequence MEKQRISPARPSGKLTDIVSRLLILTHEVIGTRLQLAVTELEEEKAHLLQLILLTGLTLLFTAFGIMSLLMYILLFAEPADQQKLLMYVTGALIALAVILGIVVRVRAVRSTLLRETRSQLREDVSALTGTRDE
- a CDS encoding NAD(P)H-dependent oxidoreductase gives rise to the protein MNVLIIIAHPEADSFNSYLASKAGRRFEKQGSLVHSVNLYSENFEPREGQIFYPDRQDVERFDALREHRYHWNAHRLPEDVTRHIELLKNSDLLLLHFPFWWFAMPAILKGWMDRVFVYGGIYDSSHRHQNGVMKGKRALLTVSAGASANACAYNGRDGDMRLMLWPPIHAPTI
- a CDS encoding GGDEF domain-containing protein; the encoded protein is MNTSPPCVPTTRPVCSAEKIALLTDMLNVSVDCIKVIDTDGNLIFMNRSGCEALGVSVDEKEFGMEWIALLPESVHRKGKAALKKAVNGECSGFRGMSVLSDGAVTHWDNMLTPVLDSAGKTTSILCVSRNITLQVQAEEKLKAISETDPLTGLPNRRMLRKHLRMALSGARRRAGKVGVLFIDLDNFKNINDTLGHAAGDRALMQFTADLKKLSPPRAFISRLGGDEFAVVMVGTDADNLSDWANHVLNRARKTVRFSNAQADFGLTIGAAVYPVHGATPDELMKCADMAMYQQKMIGKNGFRFFESMDVPVKKTG
- a CDS encoding DUF1493 family protein translates to MSQVIDDEVREFVKQELPLVTTLFLKVVEISDNSSLQGVYEPEDIAEMMEKYFQWFDVTPDSFSLHNYFPWEKKSIFSGNPVNAGKKPLTISMLIESAKAGCWIY
- a CDS encoding helix-turn-helix domain-containing protein; the protein is MAYPGNVYSAKCAARDALALISGKWVMLILPALEEGPIRNGELMRKIEGISQKVLTQTLRQLERHGLVSRVDYGEKPACVEYSLTGVAESLVSTLKALDRWAEINFPELDSARIKYDQENGSF
- a CDS encoding putative metallopeptidase, with the protein product MYEQFGKVAEYIITLATDYYAGCIDVGFYALVEHELYHIAQKVDEFGAPECMHECQPKLTRC